A window of Tautonia plasticadhaerens contains these coding sequences:
- a CDS encoding acyl-CoA thioesterase has translation METSIEIVVRPTEIDVNGHVNNAKYVEYLEWGREDWYERLGLPYERLLGLGAVTVTVNLNLDFRRECRQGEALTILTRPERIGRTSFALRQEIRKPGGEVAADAVVTLVTIDPSSRSSRPVPEELALAFRP, from the coding sequence ATGGAGACCTCGATCGAGATCGTCGTCCGGCCGACGGAAATCGACGTCAACGGCCACGTGAACAACGCCAAGTATGTCGAGTACCTCGAGTGGGGCCGGGAGGACTGGTACGAGCGGCTCGGGCTGCCCTACGAGCGCCTGCTGGGGCTCGGGGCGGTCACCGTCACCGTGAACCTCAACCTGGACTTCCGCCGCGAGTGCCGACAAGGCGAGGCCCTGACGATCCTCACCCGGCCGGAGCGGATCGGCCGGACCAGCTTCGCCCTCCGCCAGGAGATCCGGAAGCCCGGGGGCGAGGTCGCGGCCGATGCCGTCGTCACCCTCGTGACGATCGACCCGTCATCCCGGTCGAGCCGCCCGGTCCCGGAGGAACTCGCCCTCGCCTTCCGCCCCTGA
- a CDS encoding amidase: MNIPETETNGDPGGSGRPGALRRRAVLKALGALGIGSATFRRAVASRADEEGGVTPDRLAQAEWIAGLELTEEERESTAKAVERSLEEFRELRAVEVGYDVPPALSFVPSPGLQPSGEVRRGRATPTEWHAMERPGSDEELAFLPVSELSALVRARAVTSIELTELYLGRLKKYDPMLKCVVNLTEEVAREQARKADAELAAGIYRGPLHGIPWGAKDLIAYPGYPTSWGATPFKDQVIDEKATVARRLEDAGAVLVAKLSLGALAMGDRWFGGRTNSPWDPRRGSSGSSAGSASATAAGLVGFAIGSETLGSIVSPCRACGASGLRPTFGRVSRHGCMPLSWSMDKLGPIARSLEDCALVLDAIHGADGFDPAAVDQPFDWPSPVDLRSLRVGYLDDPERPVEERLELVVLRGLGVELVSIELPGDLPTGAVTMMLGTEAAAVFDELTRGHVTEGLNSWPVTFRRGQFVPAVEYLRASRVRTLLMRRMAELMETIDLYVCEAQDLALTNLTGHPTAVLPFGTREVDGRHGPGSITFTGRLYDESTLLAASNAFQRATGDHLRRPPLEGAFAEFSERQEEAEDQD, encoded by the coding sequence ATGAACATCCCCGAGACCGAGACGAACGGCGATCCCGGGGGCTCGGGCCGCCCGGGTGCCCTCCGCCGGAGGGCGGTCCTGAAGGCGCTGGGGGCCCTGGGGATCGGCTCCGCCACGTTCCGGAGGGCGGTCGCGAGCCGGGCCGACGAGGAAGGCGGGGTCACGCCCGATCGGCTGGCGCAGGCCGAGTGGATCGCCGGGCTGGAACTCACCGAGGAGGAGCGCGAGAGCACGGCGAAGGCCGTCGAACGCTCCCTGGAGGAGTTCCGGGAGTTGCGAGCCGTGGAGGTCGGCTACGACGTCCCCCCCGCCCTCTCCTTCGTGCCGAGCCCGGGGCTTCAGCCCTCCGGGGAGGTCCGTCGGGGGCGGGCGACGCCGACCGAGTGGCACGCGATGGAGCGGCCGGGGTCGGACGAGGAACTGGCGTTCCTGCCGGTCTCGGAGCTGTCGGCGCTGGTCCGGGCCCGGGCGGTCACCTCGATCGAGTTGACCGAGCTGTACCTGGGACGGCTCAAGAAATATGATCCGATGCTCAAGTGCGTGGTCAACCTCACCGAGGAGGTCGCCCGGGAGCAAGCGAGGAAGGCCGACGCCGAGCTGGCCGCCGGGATCTACCGGGGCCCCCTGCACGGCATCCCCTGGGGGGCGAAGGACCTGATCGCCTACCCGGGATACCCGACCTCCTGGGGGGCGACCCCCTTCAAGGACCAGGTGATCGACGAGAAGGCGACCGTCGCCCGGAGGCTGGAGGACGCGGGCGCCGTGCTGGTGGCCAAGCTCTCGCTGGGCGCCCTGGCGATGGGGGATCGGTGGTTCGGCGGGCGGACCAACAGCCCCTGGGACCCGAGGCGGGGTTCGAGCGGGTCGTCGGCCGGCTCGGCGTCGGCGACGGCGGCGGGGCTGGTCGGCTTCGCGATCGGCAGCGAGACGCTCGGCAGCATCGTCTCCCCCTGCCGGGCCTGCGGGGCCTCGGGCCTGAGGCCGACCTTCGGCCGGGTCAGCCGGCACGGCTGCATGCCGCTGAGCTGGTCGATGGACAAGCTCGGCCCGATCGCCCGGTCGCTGGAGGACTGCGCCCTGGTCCTCGACGCCATCCACGGCGCCGACGGGTTCGACCCCGCCGCCGTCGACCAGCCCTTCGACTGGCCCTCCCCCGTCGACCTGCGATCGCTCCGGGTCGGCTACCTCGACGACCCCGAGAGGCCGGTCGAGGAGCGGCTGGAGCTGGTGGTCCTGCGCGGCCTGGGGGTCGAGCTGGTGTCCATCGAGCTGCCGGGCGACCTGCCGACCGGGGCCGTCACGATGATGCTCGGCACCGAGGCGGCCGCCGTCTTCGACGAGTTGACGAGGGGACACGTCACCGAGGGGCTCAACTCCTGGCCCGTCACCTTCCGCCGGGGCCAGTTCGTGCCGGCGGTCGAATACCTCCGCGCCTCCCGGGTGCGGACCCTGCTGATGAGGCGGATGGCCGAGCTGATGGAGACGATCGACCTCTACGTCTGCGAGGCGCAGGACCTGGCGCTCACGAACCTCACCGGCCACCCCACCGCCGTGCTCCCCTTCGGCACCCGGGAGGTCGACGGCCGGCATGGCCCCGGCTCGATCACCTTCACGGGGAGGCTCTACGACGAGTCGACCCTGCTGGCCGCCTCCAATGCCTTCCAGCGGGCGACCGGCGACCACCTCAGGCGTCCGCCCCTGGAGGGGGCCTTCGCGGAGTTCTCCGAGCGGCAGGAGGAGGCGGAGGACCAGGACTGA
- a CDS encoding cytochrome c peroxidase has product MLPLADGRIAVALGAWRGRRSIGRGSAGRPVALAEAPGGGRVGDSVSSLGRGGPLGPTPEPDAIRRGRELFHDARLSHDGWMSCHSCHADGHANGRLVDTLGDDSYGTPKRTPSLFGVGETGPWAWDGGMATLGDQIRKSVASTMRGYPLYDDQVEAIEAYLRSLPPPPALESHGDEEAVARGAATFRRLRCARCHEPSAFTTPAAYDVGLEDERGHSTFNPPSLRGVGRRRSFFHDGRAGSLAEVFGRFGHPLDEPMAAGDLADLVAFLRGL; this is encoded by the coding sequence GTGCTCCCCCTGGCCGACGGGCGGATCGCGGTGGCGCTGGGGGCGTGGCGAGGTCGCCGGTCGATCGGTCGGGGGTCGGCGGGGCGTCCGGTGGCGCTGGCGGAGGCCCCGGGCGGGGGCCGGGTCGGGGACTCGGTGTCGTCGCTGGGTCGCGGGGGGCCCCTGGGGCCGACCCCGGAGCCGGACGCGATTCGGCGCGGCCGGGAGCTGTTCCACGACGCCCGGCTGTCGCACGACGGCTGGATGAGCTGCCACAGTTGCCATGCCGACGGGCACGCCAACGGACGCCTCGTCGACACGCTGGGAGACGACTCGTACGGGACCCCGAAGCGGACGCCCTCGCTCTTCGGCGTCGGCGAGACGGGCCCCTGGGCATGGGACGGGGGGATGGCGACGCTCGGGGACCAGATCCGCAAGTCGGTGGCCTCGACGATGCGAGGCTACCCGCTCTACGACGACCAGGTCGAGGCGATCGAGGCCTATCTCCGGTCGCTCCCGCCCCCCCCTGCCTTGGAGTCGCATGGAGACGAGGAGGCGGTCGCCCGGGGGGCGGCCACCTTCCGCCGACTGCGGTGCGCCCGATGCCACGAGCCGTCGGCCTTCACGACCCCCGCGGCCTATGACGTGGGCCTGGAGGACGAACGCGGGCACTCGACGTTCAACCCGCCGTCGCTGCGGGGGGTCGGCCGGCGTCGGTCGTTCTTCCACGACGGGAGGGCGGGGTCGCTGGCGGAGGTCTTCGGGCGGTTCGGGCACCCGCTCGACGAGCCGATGGCCGCGGGGGACCTGGCCGACCTGGTCGCGTTCCTCCGGGGCCTCTGA
- a CDS encoding YncE family protein — MALACSDDGAWLYVANRAGGTISVIDTHRRSVSAEAAVGAMPADLEAVPGRGLLLSADEGSGRLDLVRVRGPEVVVVGGIEVPSSPVGVAIDPGGRLAFVASLWPRRLSVVELGEAEGGEPRSVVLPFERGRRSAGGASWPTRSGRPGGRRAGPGPGIDPGAGRAQHPGALDEQGRPAAGRPPDAQPGARTDQNDTGPPSSPAT; from the coding sequence GTGGCGCTGGCCTGTTCCGACGACGGGGCATGGCTCTACGTCGCCAACCGGGCGGGCGGGACCATCTCGGTCATCGACACGCATCGGCGCTCGGTCTCGGCGGAGGCCGCCGTCGGCGCCATGCCGGCCGACCTGGAGGCGGTGCCGGGCCGGGGCCTGCTGCTCTCGGCCGACGAGGGCTCGGGGAGGCTCGACCTGGTGAGGGTCCGAGGCCCGGAGGTCGTGGTCGTGGGGGGGATCGAGGTCCCCTCGTCCCCGGTGGGGGTGGCGATCGACCCGGGGGGGAGGCTGGCGTTCGTCGCCTCGCTCTGGCCGAGGAGGCTGTCGGTGGTCGAACTGGGAGAGGCCGAGGGGGGGGAGCCCCGCTCGGTGGTGCTGCCGTTCGAGCGAGGGCGGCGATCGGCGGGGGGGGCGTCGTGGCCGACGCGTTCGGGGCGGCCTGGCGGTCGACGGGCCGGGCCTGGCCCTGGAATCGACCCGGGAGCTGGACGCGCACAACATCCGGGGGCTCTCGACGAGCAAGGACGGCCGGCTGCTGGTCGCCCACCAGACGCTCAACCGGGGGCGAGGACCGACCAGAACGACACTGGGCCGCCTTCATCACCAGCAACCTGA
- a CDS encoding serine hydrolase: METGESFREDADRPCHGQPHQVPVMVEAYRQAEQEGLDLGQMVTLEEDDKVRARASSPTILEGATFPLRDAIRLMIAYSDNTATNLVLDAVGIPSTAATMEELGLPNSKIHSKVYRRETSAFPERSAEFGSARPTPTR; the protein is encoded by the coding sequence CTGGAGACCGGCGAGTCTTTCCGGGAAGACGCCGACCGCCCATGCCACGGCCAGCCTCATCAAGTCCCGGTCATGGTCGAGGCCTACCGGCAGGCCGAGCAGGAGGGGCTCGACCTCGGGCAGATGGTGACGCTGGAGGAAGACGACAAGGTCCGGGCTCGGGCGTCCTCACCTACCATTCTCGAAGGCGCCACGTTCCCCCTCCGCGACGCGATCCGGCTGATGATCGCCTACTCGGACAACACGGCGACGAACCTCGTCCTCGACGCCGTCGGCATCCCCTCCACCGCCGCCACGATGGAGGAACTCGGCCTGCCGAACAGCAAGATCCACTCCAAGGTCTACCGCCGGGAGACCTCGGCGTTCCCCGAGCGGAGCGCCGAGTTCGGCTCGGCTCGACCAACGCCGACGAGATGA